A single window of Acetohalobium arabaticum DSM 5501 DNA harbors:
- the aroC gene encoding chorismate synthase: MLRYLTAGESHGKAVTAVIEGLPANLEIEPEDINRELARRQGGYGRGGRMELENDTVDILSGIRANQTLGSPVTFQIKNKDWINWQEIMSPAGDGGYEKEKVVIEKDEKVKEVTPKVTKPRPGHADLAGSLKYDQGDIRNILERASARETAARVAVGAVAKKLLKEFGIKVISHVVQLGPIEAEKQGLSFLEIENQVDNSPVRTLDEQAEEEMIEEIKQAKKAGDSLGGVFEVVTTPLPVGLGSHVQWDRKLDGRLAQALMSIQAIKGVEVGLGFAAADKPGSKVHDEIYYQDGRFQHQSNNAGGIEGGMTNGESLRLKAAMKPIPTLYKPLESVDLETKEEFKASVERSDVTAVPAAGVVGEAVVAIELAKAWLEKFGGDSMAEIKRNYKNYIHSLKER, from the coding sequence ATGTTAAGATATTTAACTGCTGGTGAATCACATGGTAAAGCAGTAACAGCAGTAATTGAAGGGCTACCGGCTAATTTGGAGATTGAGCCTGAAGATATAAACCGCGAATTGGCCCGCCGGCAGGGCGGTTATGGCCGCGGCGGTAGAATGGAACTGGAGAATGATACGGTTGACATTCTATCCGGTATTAGGGCCAATCAGACGCTGGGTAGTCCGGTTACATTTCAGATCAAGAATAAGGACTGGATTAACTGGCAGGAGATAATGTCGCCTGCAGGTGACGGCGGTTATGAGAAAGAGAAAGTAGTTATTGAGAAGGATGAGAAAGTAAAGGAGGTTACTCCTAAAGTAACAAAACCCCGCCCGGGCCATGCTGACCTGGCAGGTAGCTTAAAGTATGATCAGGGAGATATCAGAAATATCTTAGAAAGAGCCAGTGCCCGGGAGACAGCAGCCCGTGTAGCTGTAGGGGCAGTAGCTAAGAAACTGCTTAAAGAGTTTGGGATTAAAGTTATCAGTCATGTAGTCCAGTTAGGCCCGATTGAAGCAGAGAAGCAGGGGCTGAGCTTTTTAGAAATAGAGAATCAGGTAGATAATTCTCCAGTTAGGACGCTTGATGAGCAGGCAGAGGAAGAGATGATTGAAGAGATTAAGCAGGCTAAGAAGGCCGGCGATTCTTTAGGTGGTGTCTTTGAAGTAGTAACAACGCCATTACCTGTCGGTTTAGGCAGCCATGTTCAGTGGGATCGTAAATTGGACGGCCGTTTAGCTCAGGCCTTAATGAGTATTCAGGCCATCAAAGGAGTAGAAGTCGGTTTAGGCTTTGCAGCTGCTGATAAGCCAGGGTCTAAAGTCCATGATGAAATCTATTATCAGGACGGTCGGTTTCAGCATCAGAGCAATAATGCCGGCGGTATAGAAGGTGGAATGACCAATGGAGAGTCTTTAAGATTAAAAGCAGCTATGAAGCCGATACCTACTCTCTATAAACCGTTAGAGTCAGTCGATTTAGAGACAAAAGAGGAGTTTAAAGCCAGCGTAGAGCGCTCTGATGTTACTGCTGTGCCGGCGGCAGGAGTAGTTGGAGAAGCAGTAGTGGCTATTGAATTAGCCAAAGCCTGGCTGGAGAAGTTCGGCGGCGACAGCATGGCTGAAATAAAGCGGAACTATAAAAATTATATTCACTCTTTAAAAGAAAGGTAA
- a CDS encoding pilus assembly PilX N-terminal domain-containing protein — MCKNEQGSVIFLALLTITVLMTMVTASSYMLNNEIKINTYNIDRVQALYTAEAGIEKVINEINFTITEDELKGKLSDFNIANSTCEYLEIVKDENEFKIIVKGKAENNAKRKIKATIALVNVYSEKPFIYGTDFIINENSESNGNNGEDNSNLSNSGQQVNELDAIDDDVYDDYINDKNVIEKADGYNGDLDLNSGEVVYIKGKGTLNDIEVSYSEGDNLPVVVVDDDLTLDNIHEVNNIVLMIKGNFKYKTTGKGTLKNTYIYSEGNVTFKGHAKEESPGNSDEINGPFTFKGQCVAESNVKFKISTNKKNQTINYLSPRENGVPSDISGIKITSWQEVN, encoded by the coding sequence ATGTGTAAAAATGAGCAGGGATCAGTAATTTTTTTGGCTTTATTAACAATTACTGTTTTAATGACTATGGTTACTGCTTCTTCATATATGTTAAATAATGAAATTAAGATAAACACCTATAATATAGATAGAGTTCAAGCTCTTTATACAGCAGAAGCTGGAATTGAAAAAGTCATAAATGAAATAAATTTCACTATTACTGAAGATGAATTAAAAGGGAAATTGAGTGATTTTAATATTGCTAATTCTACATGTGAATATTTAGAGATAGTAAAGGATGAAAATGAATTCAAAATAATTGTTAAAGGAAAAGCAGAAAATAATGCTAAAAGAAAAATAAAAGCTACTATTGCTCTTGTTAATGTGTATTCAGAAAAGCCTTTTATATATGGAACAGACTTTATTATAAATGAAAATAGTGAAAGTAATGGGAATAATGGGGAGGATAATTCTAATTTATCTAATAGTGGACAACAGGTTAATGAATTAGATGCTATAGATGATGATGTTTATGACGATTATATTAATGATAAAAATGTAATAGAAAAAGCAGATGGATATAATGGAGATTTAGATTTAAATTCTGGTGAGGTAGTTTATATTAAAGGGAAAGGAACTTTAAATGATATAGAAGTATCTTATTCTGAGGGAGATAATCTTCCTGTTGTAGTTGTTGATGATGATTTAACATTGGATAATATTCACGAGGTAAATAATATAGTTCTTATGATTAAAGGAAATTTTAAATATAAAACAACTGGGAAAGGAACTCTAAAGAATACTTATATATATAGTGAGGGGAATGTTACATTTAAAGGACATGCTAAGGAAGAAAGTCCTGGAAATTCTGATGAAATAAATGGCCCATTTACTTTTAAAGGCCAGTGTGTAGCAGAAAGCAATGTGAAATTTAAGATAAGTACAAATAAAAAGAACCAAACTATAAATTATTTATCTCCTAGAGAGAATGGTGTACCTAGTGATATATCTGGTATAAAAATAACAAGCTGGCAGGAAGTGAATTGA
- a CDS encoding type IV pilus modification PilV family protein produces MLFQLHQWEEGMSLIEVMVGITLLFIALVPILGYFVSSTRMVSETEKKSIALNLAQQKMEKLKSKDFVDLPDSIKNHDKIDIDGDGEDDYPNFNIEVNGDPDDKIKEITVIVHWNDDELVKLETLIAKR; encoded by the coding sequence ATGTTATTTCAACTTCATCAATGGGAAGAAGGAATGAGTCTAATTGAAGTTATGGTAGGGATTACTCTATTATTTATTGCTCTGGTTCCAATTTTAGGTTACTTTGTAAGCAGTACTAGAATGGTAAGTGAGACTGAAAAGAAGAGTATAGCCTTGAATTTAGCACAGCAGAAGATGGAAAAGCTTAAGAGCAAAGATTTCGTTGATTTGCCAGATAGTATTAAAAATCATGACAAAATTGATATTGATGGCGATGGAGAAGATGATTATCCTAATTTCAATATAGAAGTTAATGGGGATCCGGATGATAAAATAAAAGAAATAACAGTGATTGTTCATTGGAATGATGATGAGTTAGTAAAGTTAGAAACTTTAATTGCAAAAAGGTGA
- a CDS encoding PilN domain-containing protein, giving the protein MINLLPSEYKEKRKLNIDKILIGVLIFTLLLIPLSYYIKLSLEIKRAEAKLELIDRELDKLKDKSQGLNKLQKEYQSLKTRLHNRKKIVGEKVDWSAVLRELQQVISDESWIKEFKVVSHQSFKITGYTLNNQQLEIMIEKLKTSSYFNDVSIDSSTQKKLVLNGYEDQNTIHYQISGKLRANVGDNNGME; this is encoded by the coding sequence ATGATTAATCTGTTGCCTTCCGAATATAAAGAAAAAAGAAAATTGAATATAGATAAGATCTTGATCGGAGTCCTAATCTTTACTTTATTATTAATACCGCTTTCTTATTATATTAAATTAAGTCTGGAGATTAAAAGAGCAGAAGCAAAATTAGAGTTGATTGATAGAGAGTTAGATAAGCTTAAAGATAAGAGTCAGGGACTGAATAAGTTACAGAAGGAATACCAAAGCTTAAAGACTAGGCTCCATAACCGGAAAAAGATAGTAGGAGAAAAGGTAGATTGGAGTGCTGTTTTAAGAGAATTACAGCAGGTAATTTCTGATGAAAGCTGGATTAAAGAATTTAAAGTAGTCAGTCATCAGTCATTTAAGATCACCGGATATACTTTGAATAATCAACAACTGGAGATAATGATTGAGAAATTAAAGACTTCCAGTTACTTTAATGATGTTTCGATTGATTCTTCAACCCAAAAGAAGCTTGTCTTAAACGGTTATGAAGATCAGAACACCATTCATTATCAGATAAGCGGTAAGTTAAGAGCGAATGTTGGTGATAATAATGGAATGGAGTAA
- a CDS encoding prepilin-type N-terminal cleavage/methylation domain-containing protein, translating to MKGIAERKAGFTLLEVLVVVSIIGVLAGVGAFGIRDVLANYRLKTEVSSIVSMLNKAKQWTVFKQEKYGVKFSTANETYTLFRYSDDKEFETKDSNTGIDIYESNRIHFLPEGTADYGEVRLKNSNGEKYRIYVYSVTGRISVKAWDEELKNWIDM from the coding sequence ATGAAAGGAATAGCCGAGAGGAAAGCAGGATTTACTTTGCTTGAAGTGTTGGTAGTTGTCAGTATTATCGGAGTTTTGGCTGGAGTTGGTGCTTTTGGAATTAGGGATGTATTGGCCAATTATCGGTTGAAGACAGAGGTTAGTTCAATAGTATCTATGCTTAATAAAGCAAAACAATGGACTGTCTTTAAACAAGAAAAATATGGGGTTAAATTTAGTACAGCTAACGAGACATATACACTTTTTCGGTATAGTGATGATAAAGAATTTGAAACTAAAGATTCTAATACAGGAATAGATATTTATGAGTCAAATAGAATTCACTTTCTTCCTGAAGGAACAGCAGACTATGGAGAGGTAAGACTGAAAAACAGCAATGGTGAAAAATATAGAATATATGTCTATTCAGTTACAGGCCGTATTTCAGTTAAGGCATGGGATGAGGAGTTAAAGAATTGGATTGATATGTGA
- a CDS encoding PilW family protein, which yields MLSGRNQGFTLIEVLIVLAIIGVVSTAISNVLLTGVKVWNFNQQQVDLQQRGRGIMLRLSPEIRKASQAIIKDGSGTQTNNGVRLTLKDDSGNEYLEYLVEDGVLKEKEADWSSHKPITQKIISNSDVFNYIDSSDDCEIAKEDKELIKIKLVLEVEDKTYNLINKVYLRN from the coding sequence ATGTTAAGTGGCAGAAATCAAGGTTTTACTTTAATTGAGGTTTTAATTGTATTAGCAATTATCGGTGTAGTTAGTACTGCAATATCTAATGTATTATTGACTGGAGTGAAAGTCTGGAACTTTAATCAACAGCAGGTAGACCTCCAACAGAGAGGTAGAGGAATAATGTTGAGATTATCTCCAGAGATTCGTAAAGCATCTCAAGCAATAATAAAAGATGGTTCTGGAACTCAAACAAATAATGGAGTTAGGTTAACTTTAAAAGATGATTCAGGAAATGAATATTTGGAATACTTAGTAGAAGATGGTGTGCTCAAAGAGAAAGAAGCAGATTGGTCATCTCATAAACCTATTACACAAAAAATAATATCTAATTCTGATGTTTTTAATTATATTGATTCAAGTGATGATTGTGAGATAGCTAAAGAAGATAAAGAATTAATAAAAATAAAGTTAGTTTTAGAAGTTGAAGACAAAACTTATAATTTGATTAACAAAGTTTATCTTCGAAATTGA
- a CDS encoding type II secretion system protein GspD, with amino-acid sequence MNLRYNNPSKVAIIIYLILVIVLLSSAAVAEKMPESDQQIDLNLRDVDLKDAFRALADVSGVNIIADSSVEGKVTVKLKDVSFLKAMNLITKTNSLSYRVLDGVVIVGSSEKLKSNFEKKKTKIFKLENSDPEKVKENLSLLIKNKAIGINERTKSLIVTAYPNKLKEIGNIIEQLDHLQKQVIIEARIEDVSYDKLKDLGINWSFAKNRGDNKGEQISDTDIENGGSGILEIGDVSMNYTAIIRALKSTDDSTTLANPRIATIDGKEAVINMGQEVPILKSEKDDDGQTSTNISFRDVGTVLKITPRINNNQIRMNIKPEVSEVDHWEGSYPVINTKKVETNIIVKNGETIVIGGLISEKEINQLSKVPLFGDVPIFGELFKSRRTTKEKRELVIFITPRIIEDNGQADEEEKDFSASIHSKDKKDQ; translated from the coding sequence ATGAACTTAAGATATAATAATCCATCAAAAGTAGCTATTATTATCTACTTGATTCTTGTTATAGTACTTCTGTCTTCGGCAGCTGTTGCCGAGAAGATGCCTGAAAGTGATCAACAGATAGATTTAAATCTCAGGGATGTTGATCTCAAGGATGCATTTCGAGCTTTAGCTGATGTATCGGGGGTTAATATAATTGCTGATAGCTCTGTTGAAGGTAAGGTTACAGTTAAGTTAAAGGATGTTTCTTTTCTAAAAGCTATGAACCTTATAACTAAAACTAATAGTTTGTCTTATCGAGTTTTGGATGGGGTTGTAATAGTAGGTTCGTCAGAAAAATTGAAATCAAACTTTGAAAAGAAAAAAACTAAAATTTTTAAACTTGAAAATTCTGATCCTGAAAAAGTTAAAGAAAATCTAAGTTTGTTGATAAAAAATAAAGCAATTGGAATTAATGAAAGAACGAAGAGTTTAATAGTTACTGCTTATCCTAACAAGTTAAAAGAAATAGGCAATATAATTGAACAACTTGACCATCTACAAAAACAAGTTATTATAGAAGCTAGAATAGAAGATGTATCTTATGATAAATTAAAGGATTTAGGAATAAATTGGAGTTTTGCTAAGAATAGAGGTGATAATAAAGGAGAACAGATAAGTGATACTGATATAGAAAATGGCGGATCTGGTATTTTAGAAATTGGTGACGTATCTATGAATTATACTGCTATTATAAGAGCTTTAAAGTCGACAGATGATTCAACGACTCTGGCTAATCCACGTATAGCTACAATTGATGGTAAAGAAGCAGTAATTAATATGGGACAAGAAGTTCCAATATTAAAATCTGAAAAAGATGATGATGGGCAAACCAGTACTAATATTAGTTTTAGAGATGTAGGAACAGTGTTAAAAATAACTCCTAGAATTAATAATAATCAGATAAGAATGAATATTAAACCAGAAGTTAGTGAAGTTGATCATTGGGAAGGGTCATATCCAGTTATTAATACTAAAAAGGTTGAAACTAATATTATAGTTAAAAATGGCGAAACTATAGTTATTGGTGGTTTGATTTCAGAAAAAGAAATTAATCAATTATCTAAAGTACCCTTATTTGGGGATGTTCCAATTTTTGGTGAATTATTTAAAAGTAGAAGGACCACAAAAGAAAAACGAGAATTGGTTATCTTTATTACCCCTCGAATTATCGAGGATAATGGACAGGCTGATGAGGAAGAGAAGGATTTTTCGGCCTCGATTCATAGTAAAGACAAAAAAGATCAATAA
- a CDS encoding shikimate kinase has translation MDNIVLIGFMGTGKSTVGQHLSERLELEFVDSDEVIEERAGREISSIFAEYGEEYFRDLETEVITDLSRQQRLVISTGGGVVLRQENIEQLRKKGTIILLTAEPEVILDRVKDSDRPLLEVPEPLEKIKEMLADRREYYDITEYKIDTSQMSVAEVVAEIEKIISNEGG, from the coding sequence ATGGATAATATAGTCTTAATCGGTTTTATGGGTACGGGCAAGAGTACAGTAGGTCAGCATTTATCAGAGAGATTGGAGTTAGAATTTGTTGATTCTGATGAGGTTATCGAAGAGAGAGCCGGCCGGGAGATAAGCAGTATCTTTGCTGAGTACGGCGAGGAGTATTTTCGTGATTTAGAAACAGAAGTAATTACAGATCTGAGCCGACAGCAGAGATTGGTTATCTCAACTGGCGGCGGAGTAGTACTGAGGCAAGAAAATATAGAGCAGCTGCGGAAGAAAGGAACTATTATTCTTTTAACGGCAGAGCCAGAAGTGATTCTCGACCGGGTAAAGGATAGCGATCGGCCGCTGCTTGAAGTGCCAGAGCCGCTAGAAAAGATCAAAGAGATGCTGGCGGATAGAAGAGAGTATTATGATATTACGGAGTATAAGATTGATACTTCTCAGATGTCAGTTGCAGAAGTAGTAGCTGAAATTGAAAAGATTATAAGCAATGAAGGTGGGTAG
- the pilM gene encoding type IV pilus assembly protein PilM yields MKVLDKLKNKFSSFFNNNIIGLDIGDSLIKLVEVESKQDKIQLNNLAITPTPSEAVEEGKLKDIDALSEQIKSLLEDNEFQVDQAVTAVSGEEVIIRTVEVPNMPEDELDEVIRWEAQEQIPISVDEAILDYEIVTRKPNGGYELMLVAVAKDLIDRYIDLFANLGLKLAAIEIEPTAAARVVHQLYPTQTIGLIDIGAGTTDVSIFGNGELIFTRTIRMAGDEITEEIMENYDLSFEEAEEYKRNNNLFEDAKLNVLIRNLTTAIYRSLDYFQVQYKDYNVDQLVLTGGESKLTGFISHLENEFEVTTEKLDLISSIESKVEGLSRSELLEVMPFLSVGIGLGLREVKGND; encoded by the coding sequence ATGAAAGTATTGGACAAGCTTAAAAATAAATTCAGTAGTTTCTTCAACAATAACATAATCGGTCTGGATATCGGAGATAGCTTAATTAAGTTAGTAGAAGTCGAGTCTAAACAAGATAAGATTCAGCTTAATAATCTAGCTATTACGCCTACACCTTCTGAAGCTGTAGAAGAAGGTAAATTAAAAGATATAGATGCACTGTCGGAGCAGATAAAGTCTTTACTTGAAGATAATGAATTCCAAGTAGATCAAGCAGTGACAGCTGTTAGCGGTGAAGAGGTAATTATTAGAACTGTTGAAGTGCCCAATATGCCGGAAGATGAGCTGGATGAAGTAATCAGATGGGAGGCCCAGGAACAGATTCCGATTTCAGTAGATGAAGCCATTTTAGATTATGAAATTGTTACTAGAAAGCCTAACGGCGGTTATGAATTGATGTTAGTGGCTGTAGCTAAGGATTTAATCGATAGATACATAGATCTCTTTGCGAATTTAGGGCTTAAGCTAGCAGCTATTGAGATAGAACCTACAGCAGCTGCTAGAGTAGTACACCAGCTATACCCTACTCAAACTATCGGTTTAATAGATATCGGTGCTGGTACCACTGATGTTTCGATTTTTGGGAATGGTGAATTAATCTTTACTAGAACTATAAGAATGGCCGGAGATGAGATTACTGAAGAGATAATGGAAAATTATGATTTAAGTTTCGAAGAAGCCGAAGAGTACAAACGAAATAATAATTTGTTTGAAGATGCAAAACTAAATGTCTTGATCAGAAATTTAACGACAGCTATCTATAGATCGCTTGATTACTTTCAGGTACAGTATAAGGATTATAATGTGGACCAATTAGTCTTAACCGGCGGCGAGAGCAAATTAACCGGATTTATTTCTCATCTGGAGAATGAATTTGAAGTAACAACAGAAAAGTTAGATTTAATTTCAAGTATAGAATCAAAAGTAGAGGGACTTTCCCGCAGTGAATTATTAGAAGTGATGCCGTTTTTAAGTGTTGGAATTGGACTGGGATTAAGGGAGGTAAAGGGAAATGATTAA
- a CDS encoding O-antigen ligase family protein, whose protein sequence is MEYSKEKSHIKYLLPIAFILAVVPLIVYAKKISIDGILKDYWSQQLDFFSYYKMIAFLIAVLASVISLVVYYYKRRKLKRTYYYLFMEIYGILIIISTIYSTSPSVALWGFPDRYEGMFVLLGYLIILFVTINLVEYKPDIRFLLFSLLLSAAVISTIGVFQYFGVDPLTTVFGKEIILPSSLHSIGDNISARFDYAFSTLYNPNYMGSYTGMLLALVLTLYTLTAKKKIRILLGCFSLLIFAGWLASLSRAGMVGGFCSIVFLVILLRRELKKNWKALAVLTLGFMLVFTGMNYAGDGRLVKEVFSFGQEVKIAAGKKTGEFKDITINKDQLTIITKEEKLQINLTEDNSLAFRDGAGKKVDYKLKKDGGIIKLKNGKYQAYKFRLLPDKGLLHFEYGSSEFGKKKVDFKITTKPERGFWIMGFAGKAYKTGQIEKWGFEGRENLGSNRGYIWSRSLPMLKDTILTGYGPDTYGLYFPQYDNVGKLIAFNTTRKIVDKPHNMYLQVGINTGVISLIALLTVFGVYSFSSIKLYWGGRFDNFYKKVGVGIFGAFLAYAIAGLFNDSVISVAPVFWILFGIGISVNMKLKEELV, encoded by the coding sequence ATGGAATACTCTAAAGAAAAGTCCCATATTAAGTATCTACTTCCGATAGCTTTTATATTGGCAGTAGTGCCGTTGATAGTATATGCTAAAAAGATTTCGATTGATGGCATCTTAAAAGATTACTGGTCACAGCAATTGGATTTCTTTTCTTACTACAAAATGATTGCTTTTTTGATTGCTGTTTTAGCGTCAGTAATTTCACTTGTGGTATATTACTATAAAAGAAGAAAGCTAAAGAGGACTTATTATTATTTATTCATGGAGATCTATGGAATCCTGATTATTATTTCAACTATTTATTCTACTTCTCCTTCGGTGGCTTTATGGGGCTTTCCTGACCGCTATGAAGGGATGTTTGTTCTTCTAGGATATTTGATAATTTTATTTGTAACGATCAATCTAGTGGAATATAAGCCGGATATAAGGTTTTTGCTCTTTTCATTATTGCTCTCTGCTGCAGTGATATCAACAATAGGGGTCTTTCAGTACTTTGGAGTTGATCCATTAACTACTGTATTCGGAAAGGAGATTATTCTACCGTCGAGTCTCCATAGTATAGGAGATAATATAAGTGCTAGATTTGATTATGCTTTTTCTACTCTCTACAATCCCAATTATATGGGCAGCTATACCGGAATGCTGTTGGCGCTGGTTCTAACTTTATATACTCTGACTGCAAAGAAGAAAATCAGAATATTGTTAGGCTGTTTCAGTTTGCTAATCTTTGCTGGCTGGTTAGCTTCTCTCTCCCGAGCGGGAATGGTAGGCGGTTTCTGTAGTATTGTTTTTTTAGTGATACTTTTACGCCGGGAATTGAAGAAAAATTGGAAAGCTTTAGCTGTACTAACACTCGGTTTTATGCTTGTCTTTACCGGCATGAACTATGCTGGTGACGGTAGATTAGTAAAAGAGGTATTTTCCTTTGGTCAAGAGGTAAAGATAGCTGCTGGCAAGAAGACAGGGGAATTCAAAGACATTACAATTAACAAGGACCAATTAACGATAATTACTAAAGAAGAGAAACTACAGATTAATCTTACAGAGGATAATTCTCTTGCGTTTAGAGATGGAGCTGGCAAAAAAGTTGATTATAAGCTAAAAAAAGATGGCGGTATCATTAAGCTAAAGAATGGTAAATATCAGGCTTATAAGTTCAGGTTACTTCCTGATAAAGGGCTACTGCATTTTGAGTATGGTTCATCTGAATTTGGGAAGAAAAAAGTTGATTTTAAGATCACAACTAAACCGGAGCGAGGATTCTGGATTATGGGATTTGCCGGCAAAGCCTATAAGACAGGACAGATTGAGAAGTGGGGATTTGAAGGTAGAGAGAATCTAGGTTCGAACCGCGGATATATCTGGTCTAGATCGCTACCGATGTTAAAGGATACAATCTTGACCGGTTATGGTCCTGATACTTATGGACTTTATTTTCCGCAGTATGATAATGTCGGTAAGTTAATTGCCTTTAATACCACCAGAAAGATAGTAGATAAGCCGCATAATATGTATCTGCAGGTTGGAATTAATACAGGAGTAATTTCGCTAATAGCTTTGCTGACTGTGTTCGGTGTTTATTCCTTTTCTAGCATCAAGTTATACTGGGGTGGAAGATTCGATAACTTCTATAAGAAGGTAGGAGTGGGAATCTTTGGAGCTTTTTTAGCCTATGCTATAGCAGGTTTATTTAATGACAGCGTTATTTCAGTGGCCCCAGTCTTCTGGATTCTATTTGGAATTGGAATTAGCGTTAATATGAAGTTGAAGGAAGAGTTAGTCTAG
- a CDS encoding type 4a pilus biogenesis protein PilO has protein sequence MEWSNLSSREQKLILIGLIVILSVGYYYYIYQPQVKRLAEVKQQVEQKLNELRVESKVLEKKKELKQKYELLQQQLQEKEGNFLEIGDDSRLIVDLGNLADQTGVELLSTGPAESIKDDIYIQYPVKVNLEGTYNNIIDFVNKIVELDYLIRIQNLNISSKLAPTDRIQVEMRIIGYALEQKSGDR, from the coding sequence ATGGAATGGAGTAACTTAAGTTCGAGAGAACAGAAATTAATACTGATTGGATTAATAGTGATTTTGAGTGTCGGATATTATTATTATATTTATCAGCCGCAGGTCAAAAGATTGGCTGAAGTCAAACAGCAAGTAGAACAGAAGCTTAATGAGTTGCGGGTTGAAAGCAAGGTATTGGAGAAAAAGAAGGAACTAAAACAGAAGTATGAATTACTTCAACAGCAGCTGCAAGAAAAAGAAGGTAATTTTCTGGAGATAGGAGATGATTCAAGATTAATTGTAGATTTAGGCAATTTAGCTGATCAGACAGGAGTTGAGCTGTTATCTACTGGTCCAGCAGAATCGATTAAAGATGATATCTATATTCAGTATCCGGTTAAGGTTAATCTAGAGGGAACTTATAATAACATCATAGATTTTGTAAATAAAATAGTAGAACTGGATTATCTAATTCGAATTCAGAATTTAAATATTTCATCTAAATTAGCTCCTACTGATAGGATTCAAGTTGAAATGAGAATAATTGGTTATGCTCTGGAACAGAAAAGTGGTGATAGATAG
- a CDS encoding prepilin peptidase — translation MIVNAVIFIFGLIIGSFLNVIIYRLPEDKSIIFPRSRCTSCQTELGVIDLIPIVSFLLTKGRCRYCGAKISYQYPLVEFLTGIIFLLLFQQYYFSIQFMIYAFLSSLLLTAAVIDLKHQIIPNRITYFGIITGLILSLLFKHITIRSALLGLVIPAGFLLLIAVITKGGLGMGDVKFIAMIGTYLGAKYTLISIFIGSIVGSVIGLALIGLGVKSRKDRVPFGPLLALGNLLMILYGQVIMDWYLSYKFGMLNL, via the coding sequence ATGATAGTAAATGCTGTAATCTTCATCTTCGGACTTATAATAGGCAGCTTCTTAAACGTAATAATCTATCGATTACCTGAAGACAAATCAATAATCTTTCCGCGTTCTCGCTGTACTAGCTGTCAGACAGAATTAGGAGTAATTGACTTGATTCCGATTGTTAGTTTCTTGCTGACTAAAGGTAGATGTCGTTACTGTGGAGCAAAGATTTCTTATCAGTATCCGCTGGTAGAATTTTTAACTGGAATCATATTTTTATTGCTATTCCAACAGTATTACTTCAGTATCCAGTTTATGATCTATGCATTCTTATCATCATTATTATTAACTGCTGCTGTTATTGATCTAAAACATCAGATCATACCTAACCGCATCACATATTTCGGAATTATTACTGGACTTATACTCAGCTTATTATTTAAGCACATAACTATCAGATCAGCTTTATTGGGCTTAGTGATACCGGCAGGATTCTTATTATTAATTGCAGTTATCACTAAGGGCGGATTGGGCATGGGAGATGTCAAGTTTATAGCTATGATAGGAACTTATCTAGGAGCGAAATATACATTGATAAGCATCTTTATCGGTTCTATTGTTGGTTCTGTTATTGGACTAGCTTTAATTGGATTGGGAGTTAAGAGTAGAAAGGATAGAGTTCCTTTTGGTCCGTTATTAGCATTGGGGAATTTGTTGATGATTCTATATGGACAGGTCATTATGGATTGGTATCTATCATATAAGTTTGGAATGCTGAATTTGTAA
- a CDS encoding type IV pilin protein, whose product MFNKWQEKINYFGTGEEGFTLIELMIVISVLGILAGIAIPRFSGVQDKAKIAAVESDLRNIQTGLEMYKAENGSYPTSVSLITEYVEFEGLDNYSFEADSEYDYTISTSVGGVEVTLTPGGISTTDD is encoded by the coding sequence ATGTTCAACAAGTGGCAAGAAAAGATAAATTACTTTGGTACTGGAGAAGAGGGATTTACATTAATTGAATTGATGATTGTAATTTCAGTGTTGGGTATTTTAGCCGGAATTGCTATTCCCCGATTTAGCGGAGTTCAGGATAAAGCTAAAATTGCTGCCGTAGAGAGTGACCTGCGGAATATTCAGACGGGCTTAGAGATGTATAAAGCTGAAAATGGTTCTTATCCTACGAGCGTTAGTTTAATTACAGAATATGTAGAGTTTGAGGGCTTAGATAATTATAGTTTTGAGGCTGATAGTGAATATGATTATACTATAAGTACTTCAGTAGGCGGAGTAGAAGTTACACTCACTCCTGGCGGTATAAGTACTACAGATGACTAG